CGCGAACTGCTGGCCGGTCGCGGCCTCGCTCTGTGCGATCTCGTTTTCGTGGTGGGGGAAGACGAGGTCCTGACCGCCGACGTGGATGTCGATGGTCTCTCCGAGGTGGGTCGTGCTCATCGCCGAGCACTCGATGTGCCAGCCGGGTCGGCCCTCGCTCCACGGGGCGTCCCAGGTCTGGGCGGTCTCACAGGCCGCTTCGGGGGGCGACGCTCCCTCGTGCTGGTGCTCTTCGATCGCCGCCGGATCGACGCCGCCGGCCTTCCACAGCGCGAAGTCCGCGGGGTTTCGCTTCTCGCTTTGCTCGTCCGGATCGCCCTGGGCTTCGATCTCGTCGAGTTGCTGGTTCGAGAGTTTCCCGTACTCCTCGAAGGTCGTCACGTCGAAGTACACCGAGCCGTTGGCCTCGTAGGCGTAGCCCTTCTCGATCAGCGTCTCGACCATCGCGACGATCTCGGGGACGTGTTCGGAGACGCGCGGGTACACCTCCGCGCGTCGGAGGTTGAGCGCGCGCATGTCGTCGATCACCGACTGGACGTAGTGGCGGGCCACGTCGGCCTCGCTCTCGCCGTCCTCGCCCACGCGGGCGACGATCTTCTCGTTGACGTCGGTGAAGTTCTCGACGTGACGCACGTCGTAGCCCAGGTGCGCCAGCCAGCGATGCATCACGTCGACGTGGACCCACCCGCGGGCGTGTCCCAGATGAGCGGGATCGGAGGTCGTCAGGCCACAGTAGTAGAGCAAGACGGAGTCGGGGTCCTGTGGCTCGAACGCCTCTCGCTCGCCGGTGAGCGTGTTGGTCACGCGAAGCGTCATCGTCGAGTACCAGACGAGGCGGCGATTTCAAAGCGTCGGATGTGCGGCCAGGCTCACGCCTCCAGCGTCCCCTCGACGGCCCGCACCGCGTCGGGGCCGTCACGGCGACCGACCACTACCAGTGCCGTCTCCTCGGCGAATCCCGCGGCGTCGACGCCGATCCCCTCGGCTCTGAGCGCGCCGAGCACCCGCTCGAACGTGTCGACGCCGGTGAGGCCGGCGACGACGAGTCCAGTCAGCGAGCCACTGTCGGGGGCGTACGCGGCGTCGGCGACCGTGATCAGAGCGTCCTCGTCGTCGGTCCGACCGAGGCCGCTTCGCATCTCGACGCGCGCGTCGGATTCGAGGCCGGCGTCGCCGTCCAGTTCCTCGGCGTAGCGACGCAGAGCCGTCGCGACGGCGTCGGTCTCGCCCTCGACGGGCAGCCAGCGTGCGGCGGCGGTGTAGTTGACCACGCCGGCCCGGAGCGCGTCGTAGAGGAACGGTCTCGCACGGACGGCCTCGCGCGTTCGCGCTGCAAGTGATGCCATGGCGGACCGTTCCGTCGGCCCCGGAAAAGCGCCACTGGTTCCGGCAACGAAGCCCCTAAGAACGTCTCTCCCCAAGAACTGGTC
Above is a genomic segment from Halomicrobium sp. LC1Hm containing:
- the cysS gene encoding cysteine--tRNA ligase, with amino-acid sequence MTLRVTNTLTGEREAFEPQDPDSVLLYYCGLTTSDPAHLGHARGWVHVDVMHRWLAHLGYDVRHVENFTDVNEKIVARVGEDGESEADVARHYVQSVIDDMRALNLRRAEVYPRVSEHVPEIVAMVETLIEKGYAYEANGSVYFDVTTFEEYGKLSNQQLDEIEAQGDPDEQSEKRNPADFALWKAGGVDPAAIEEHQHEGASPPEAACETAQTWDAPWSEGRPGWHIECSAMSTTHLGETIDIHVGGQDLVFPHHENEIAQSEAATGQQFARHWLHVRLLETKGEKMSSSLGNFFTVEAAVDEYGTDVVRTFLLSTAYHNSAVYSEATIDEAIERWETLERGYERAVQACDDVDAYATVEDDTLRTAVTTAREHFETAMNDDFNTREALAALTELVGAVNVHVDERSSFDYRALREAVETIEELGGGVLGLSFGGSEGGDVSVAEDLVELLLDVREAERAAGNYKRADELRDEIESLGVEVQDTDDGPTYRLG